The Manihot esculenta cultivar AM560-2 chromosome 17, M.esculenta_v8, whole genome shotgun sequence genome contains the following window.
TATTAATCTAATTAGCTGACGATGTCCATTATCGAGCAGTTAGCCACATTATTGTCGGATTttcagaaaatactatatttatcttcatccccttacaatataaaaaaagaacGATTTCAGAGGAACTGTATATTATCCCTAACACTATTGACTTCAACATCGAATAGACTGTCGTGGGCACCCACCAGTACCTTACGTTTCCTCTCTTATAGGTTCTAACCAATTACAGTTTAATACCATTTCGGTTAGGTCATCAATTCAATCTTAGCAACATCATTTAATTTCATTGCCGGGAAAGATCCATTAAACTCGCTCCTGGATCACGTCCAAATTCCTATTGTCGTTCCTCACTCGAAATGGGGTATTTGCAATATTTTTCATCCCATAATACACATTCTAATTGAAATTACTCAACATAGTCACATCTGCATAATTGAGTATGAAAATAtttctataatattaaaataaataaatatataaatgacAATTAGGCTCATGCCACTTCTATATATAGAAAGCAATGCCAAAGGACTTCATGCATCATTAGATTCATTAGTGATCATAAGCATCACCAGAAACTCTGtatctttcttttttcaaaaGCTAAAAATGACACTATGGGGCAAACTAGAGGCACAGTTTGGGATCGATGCTCCTGCAGATCAGTTTCATGATGTCTTAAGTTGTCGACCACACCATATATCCAATATGTCCCACAATATTCATGGTTGTGATCTTCATGAAGGTGAATGGGGTAAGGAAGGCGCTATTGTCTGCTGGAAATATTTTCATGGTAAGCGTTTAATCTTTTCCaattgtatttttctttttttttttctaaaaattattaataagtataaaaatgaaaaacagATGGGTCTGCTAAAGTGGCTAAGGAAGTAATTGAAACCATAGATGATGTGAATTTGTTAATCGTCTTCAAAGTGATCGAAGGAGATTTGTTGGAAGAATTTAAGAATTTCAAGGTGACCGTTCAAGTTACGCCTAAAGGAGAGGGCAGTGTGGTGCGTTGGACCTTAGAATATGAGAAGATCCATGAGAATATACCAGATCCTTACTCCTTGCTAGAGATTATTGTCCAAAATAGTAAGGATGTTTCTGCTCATCTCGTGAAATGTCAGAACAAATGATCATGGAACATGTTATGCTCTAATATGTGGTttgcataataattaaataagtgCTTTATAATGAAGCACCAATGACAATGCATCTTTGCATATAAACTTGTATCTATAGGACAATGCATCTTTGCATATGAACTTGTATCTATAATGCATATGAACTTGTATCAGTAACGTTTTAAACCTTAAAACTATGTCTGTgtgttttttaataattatgcttcttttatcaatatctatctaaatttttaatatccaaTCGATGGTTATCGacttgatttaaata
Protein-coding sequences here:
- the LOC110604677 gene encoding MLP-like protein 28 — encoded protein: MTLWGKLEAQFGIDAPADQFHDVLSCRPHHISNMSHNIHGCDLHEGEWGKEGAIVCWKYFHDGSAKVAKEVIETIDDVNLLIVFKVIEGDLLEEFKNFKVTVQVTPKGEGSVVRWTLEYEKIHENIPDPYSLLEIIVQNSKDVSAHLVKCQNK